Within Rhodothermales bacterium, the genomic segment AGGATCGGTTGGGCGCGGCCACGCGGTCCCGGACGGTACCGCTTGAAGCTTGGACCCACATCGACCCGGATTTCCCGGACGATCAGTTCATTTTCGTCGAAGCGCTGGTCCTGATGTTGATCCATCAGGTTGTGCACGGCCGACAAAATGGTTTTGCGAACCGTATCGGTCGCTTTCTGCGGCAAGAAGTTCAACGCGCTGATCGCTTCCGAGACGCGCTGCCCACGTACCACGTTAACAACGGGGCGCATTTTCATCGGAGAACTCCGGATAAATTTACGTACAGCCTTGGCCTGCATAACCTGACCGATTCGGTTTGATCTAACCGGGACACCCCGGTCGATACTATGTAAGGATACCGTAAAGGATCCGTGTAAGGATCGCGTGATGGCTACACGCGAAAGGGCGGCGCCTACTTTCTCTTTTCGCCGGAGTGACCACGGAACGTACGGGTCGGCGCAAACTCGCCCAGGCGATGCCCTACCATGTTCTCCGTGATGTACACCGGGATAAACTGCTTGCCATTGTGCACGGCAAAGGTGTGCCCGACAAAGTCCGGCGCAATCATCGACGCGCGGCTCCAGGTCTTGATCACCTTCTTCTTGCCGGCATCGTTCAACACCGACACCTTGCGCTGCAGCTTATAGTGTACGAACGGTCCTTTCTTGAGTGAGCGTGCCATACGATAATTGAGTCAACTCGTTTGCGCTGAGGAAAAAGAGACGCTGCCCGGTTATTTCTTGCGGCGACGGATGATGTAGCGATCCGACAGATTCCGCTTGCGGCGCGTCTTGAAACCCTTGGCCGGGACGCCGGTCGGGGAGCGCGGATGACCACCCGATGCCTTGCCTTCACCACCGC encodes:
- the rplV gene encoding 50S ribosomal protein L22; protein product: MQAKAVRKFIRSSPMKMRPVVNVVRGQRVSEAISALNFLPQKATDTVRKTILSAVHNLMDQHQDQRFDENELIVREIRVDVGPSFKRYRPGPRGRAQPILKRTSHLTVIVGTKADTEGAGA
- the rpsS gene encoding 30S ribosomal protein S19, giving the protein MARSLKKGPFVHYKLQRKVSVLNDAGKKKVIKTWSRASMIAPDFVGHTFAVHNGKQFIPVYITENMVGHRLGEFAPTRTFRGHSGEKRK